A genomic segment from Candidatus Alcyoniella australis encodes:
- a CDS encoding ATP-binding protein — MSEISQLILDVGMNMLSHQADSIEISIRETNGSKPRVEITVIDDGRFEADAPRSFDFDQDYFERSRGLQRLHALAKQCNGRCAITHIKTGGTKVSAMLNTQGDALPPIGDVPRMMMCLTAANPYGRIRLVHTVDRRRYEYDTAGLRARLHKISLHDPQDIMRIRSEMSEQERTLRAG, encoded by the coding sequence ATGAGCGAAATCTCGCAGTTAATCCTCGACGTGGGCATGAACATGCTGTCGCATCAGGCCGATAGTATCGAGATCTCGATCCGCGAGACCAACGGGTCCAAACCACGGGTGGAGATCACGGTTATTGACGACGGTCGATTCGAGGCGGACGCGCCCAGGTCGTTTGACTTTGACCAGGATTACTTCGAGCGCTCCCGGGGCTTGCAGCGGTTGCACGCCCTGGCCAAGCAGTGCAACGGCCGTTGCGCCATCACCCACATCAAGACCGGCGGCACCAAAGTCAGCGCCATGCTCAACACCCAGGGCGACGCCCTGCCGCCGATCGGCGACGTGCCGCGGATGATGATGTGCCTGACCGCGGCCAACCCCTACGGCCGGATCCGCCTGGTGCACACCGTGGACCGTCGGCGCTACGAGTACGACACCGCGGGCCTGCGCGCCCGACTTCACAAGATCAGCTTGCACGACCCGCAGGACATCATGCGCATTCGCAGCGAGATGTCCGAGCAGGAACGGACCCTCCGGGCCGGCTAA
- a CDS encoding peptidoglycan DD-metalloendopeptidase family protein: MLRTIAALTLAVLLTAVPAVAADPVPATLAQAQQVPQMQPQSFVSDRGYLWPLLTPIRISGNFGEYRIGHPHAGLDLSTYGVIGTPVVAVADGWVCRARTSAVGYGKALYIRLEDGNTVVYAHLDGMIDEIWTRMRAYHRQIGSYEADLFLKPGEIKVTAGQVIGYAGNTGTSSPHLHFELRGPDNCPLNPLTHGFFRDDSIPPQPLEIFIDPLSHDATVNGGRSKPVLPLVKRDGHYSSGRPISISGEVGFGLRVIDRIDGSDRILAPYQLRAELDGKTIFLSQFQRSCYEHKQVINYAYDLELYFRHGHGYHRLFRKWVEQTAFDLDGDGVIRDLPQGEHTLRLIATDVSDNSTVVELTLIANRAPELFRIETEQTRVLLGGSDPDGEPNLLLESAWSADHGRSWHAATTHALDAGRWELEPPMGRALEGLLIKARTQDGHGLHSPWRLFYARPTIEQAAALPQISISYRLRELYTEIVINTAEPLLREPTVKVSGGGEDEVLLPGVWQGNGRYMAILDNNNIVSTPLSISASGRDRQGREVRANIAAPLQLARGGARLKSNDGRFAVRLGRGTLERPFYTTLEQTTVPEPKQGLQQVGAAYCIERKGVPLGGKIGVSIKLPEGQTPNGVGVYYYDSGRWWQMGFNHDPASRTISGRAPQLGTFALMRDVQRPYIKWTGPRANAKLRNARPALSFVVSDAGSGIPAGNTVLTLDGQRVVGESNGPRGWIKYIPDQNLEPGEHTIKLQVTDRAGNSRSLEQNFKILQ, from the coding sequence ATGCTCAGAACCATCGCCGCGCTGACGCTGGCCGTACTGCTGACCGCTGTTCCGGCCGTGGCCGCCGATCCGGTCCCCGCCACCCTGGCCCAGGCCCAACAGGTCCCGCAGATGCAGCCCCAAAGCTTTGTCTCGGACCGCGGTTATCTTTGGCCGCTGCTGACGCCGATTCGCATCTCGGGCAACTTCGGCGAATACCGCATCGGCCACCCTCACGCGGGGCTCGACCTGTCGACCTACGGCGTGATCGGCACGCCGGTGGTGGCTGTGGCCGACGGCTGGGTCTGCCGCGCGCGCACCAGCGCCGTGGGTTACGGCAAGGCGCTGTACATCCGGCTCGAGGACGGCAACACCGTGGTCTACGCCCACCTCGACGGAATGATCGACGAAATCTGGACTCGAATGCGCGCCTATCACCGGCAGATCGGCTCGTACGAGGCCGACCTGTTCCTAAAGCCCGGCGAGATCAAGGTCACGGCGGGCCAGGTGATCGGCTACGCGGGCAACACCGGCACCAGCTCGCCGCATTTGCACTTCGAGCTGCGCGGCCCGGACAACTGCCCGCTCAACCCGTTGACCCACGGCTTCTTCCGCGACGACAGCATCCCGCCCCAGCCGCTGGAAATCTTCATCGATCCACTGAGCCACGACGCCACGGTCAACGGCGGACGCTCCAAGCCGGTGCTGCCGCTGGTCAAACGCGACGGTCACTACAGCTCGGGCAGGCCGATCTCGATCAGCGGCGAGGTTGGATTCGGGCTGCGGGTTATCGACCGCATCGACGGCTCGGACCGCATCCTGGCGCCCTACCAACTGCGCGCCGAGCTCGACGGCAAGACGATTTTCCTCTCGCAGTTCCAGCGCTCCTGCTACGAGCACAAGCAGGTGATCAACTACGCCTACGACCTCGAGCTGTACTTCCGGCACGGCCACGGCTATCACCGGCTGTTCCGCAAGTGGGTCGAGCAAACGGCCTTTGACCTGGATGGCGATGGCGTAATCCGCGATCTGCCCCAGGGCGAGCACACGTTGCGGTTGATCGCCACGGACGTCTCGGACAACAGCACGGTGGTCGAGCTGACCTTGATCGCCAACCGCGCGCCCGAGCTGTTCCGCATCGAGACTGAACAAACGCGCGTGCTGCTGGGAGGCAGCGACCCTGACGGCGAGCCCAACCTGCTCTTGGAGAGCGCCTGGTCCGCCGACCACGGACGCTCGTGGCATGCGGCCACAACGCACGCGCTTGACGCCGGACGTTGGGAGCTCGAGCCGCCCATGGGCCGAGCGCTTGAGGGCCTGCTGATCAAAGCGCGGACCCAGGACGGGCACGGGCTGCATTCCCCATGGCGGCTGTTCTACGCTCGACCCACCATCGAACAGGCTGCCGCACTGCCGCAGATCTCGATCAGCTACCGGCTGCGCGAGCTGTACACCGAGATCGTGATCAACACCGCAGAGCCGCTGCTGCGCGAGCCCACGGTAAAGGTCAGCGGAGGGGGCGAGGACGAGGTGCTGCTGCCCGGCGTCTGGCAGGGCAACGGCCGTTACATGGCGATCCTGGACAACAACAACATCGTCTCGACCCCGCTGTCGATCAGCGCCAGCGGACGCGACCGCCAAGGCCGCGAGGTCCGCGCAAACATTGCAGCGCCGCTGCAGCTCGCGCGCGGGGGTGCCAGGCTTAAATCGAACGACGGCCGGTTCGCCGTGCGCCTCGGCCGGGGCACGCTGGAGCGTCCGTTCTACACCACGCTGGAACAGACGACTGTCCCCGAGCCCAAACAGGGCCTGCAACAGGTGGGAGCGGCCTATTGCATCGAGCGCAAGGGCGTGCCCCTGGGCGGCAAAATCGGGGTGAGCATCAAGCTGCCCGAGGGCCAGACCCCAAACGGCGTGGGAGTCTACTACTACGACTCCGGCCGCTGGTGGCAGATGGGTTTTAACCACGACCCAGCCTCGCGCACCATCAGCGGACGGGCGCCGCAACTGGGCACTTTCGCGCTGATGCGCGACGTGCAACGGCCGTACATCAAGTGGACCGGGCCACGCGCCAACGCCAAATTGCGCAATGCGCGACCGGCTCTGAGCTTCGTGGTCAGCGACGCGGGCTCGGGCATTCCGGCGGGCAACACGGTCCTGACCCTCGATGGCCAACGCGTGGTGGGCGAGAGCAACGGTCCGCGAGGCTGGATCAAATACATCCCGGACCAAAATCTGGAGCCCGGCGAGCACACAATCAAACTTCAAGTTACCGATCGCGCGGGCAACAGCCGCTCCCTGGAGCAAAATTTCAAGATTTTGCAGTAA
- a CDS encoding penicillin-insensitive murein endopeptidase, translated as MRRLLLIALLSLLLLAPAVWAEEVASDQGESDESTSEQTVEQGEQAEDQDQNSAQAASDQDSLDELSINKELPPTVEQPPKAIDVSQRVPMPEGVCMSWGAPSNGLLINGVQFPDGPGYFVRRSHHDFSTPELISAVLYAIETVQVTYPGTHDIYIGDLSAPGGGSLRPHVSHENGRDIDIGLYFSDGSARGHFVTMNEGNLDVPKTWTLIEAMIENGKVQYIFLDYSLQSIFYAYCRDNLKKSAAFLETVFQYPRGRRVRQGIIRHSRGHHNHLHVRFYCPNAVAAADGFTPTQTDFQLARQGRMIGSGSQVDYEPGSARPRQTASYSPSRRAVASSSVSRRVKRDGPSLIYVVAEGDSLSTISSRFLDPAVTSSNIRAWNGLSRSKRLYPGQSLVVYTSEVPPLPEREPSIEQMVADNSELVMEQAVHNVESGDSLWTISRRFNCRMSDLCLWNKIKPSDKLQIGQVLIVKRVTRKLYASLELSYDAQVYDESDPVSSFRPLNQLPYCNQPCN; from the coding sequence TTGCGACGACTGCTACTGATCGCCCTACTAAGCTTGCTACTGCTCGCGCCCGCGGTGTGGGCCGAGGAGGTCGCGTCCGATCAAGGCGAATCCGACGAATCGACCTCCGAGCAGACTGTCGAGCAGGGTGAACAGGCCGAGGACCAGGATCAGAACTCCGCCCAAGCCGCGTCCGACCAGGACTCCCTCGACGAATTATCGATAAATAAAGAGCTGCCCCCGACCGTGGAACAGCCACCTAAAGCGATCGACGTCAGCCAGCGCGTGCCGATGCCCGAGGGCGTATGCATGTCCTGGGGCGCTCCGTCAAACGGCCTGCTGATCAACGGCGTGCAGTTCCCCGACGGCCCGGGCTACTTTGTGCGCCGCTCGCACCACGACTTCTCCACGCCGGAACTGATCTCGGCAGTGCTCTACGCCATTGAGACCGTGCAGGTCACCTACCCCGGGACCCACGACATTTACATCGGCGATTTGAGCGCTCCGGGCGGCGGATCGTTGCGGCCCCACGTCTCCCACGAGAACGGCCGCGACATCGACATCGGCCTCTACTTCAGCGACGGAAGCGCGCGCGGCCATTTCGTCACAATGAACGAGGGGAACCTCGACGTACCCAAAACCTGGACGTTGATCGAGGCGATGATCGAGAACGGCAAAGTCCAGTACATCTTCCTGGACTACTCGCTGCAATCGATCTTCTACGCCTACTGCCGCGACAACCTGAAAAAATCGGCCGCCTTCCTCGAGACGGTCTTTCAATATCCCCGCGGACGCCGCGTACGCCAGGGGATCATCCGTCACTCGCGCGGACACCACAACCACCTGCACGTCCGCTTCTATTGCCCGAATGCCGTGGCTGCGGCCGACGGATTTACGCCGACCCAGACCGATTTCCAGCTGGCACGCCAAGGGCGGATGATCGGCAGCGGCTCCCAGGTCGACTACGAGCCCGGAAGCGCGCGCCCGCGCCAGACCGCGAGCTACTCGCCCTCGCGCAGGGCAGTGGCCAGCTCGAGCGTGTCGCGCAGGGTTAAGCGCGACGGGCCCTCGCTGATTTACGTGGTGGCCGAAGGCGACTCGCTGAGCACGATCTCCTCGCGTTTTCTCGACCCCGCGGTCACCTCGTCCAACATCCGTGCCTGGAACGGGCTGAGTCGCTCCAAGAGGCTCTACCCCGGACAATCGCTGGTGGTCTACACCAGCGAAGTGCCGCCGCTGCCCGAACGCGAACCGAGCATCGAGCAGATGGTCGCCGACAACAGCGAGCTGGTGATGGAACAGGCCGTGCATAATGTCGAGTCCGGCGACTCGCTGTGGACGATCTCGCGCCGTTTCAACTGCCGGATGAGCGACCTGTGCCTCTGGAACAAGATCAAGCCCTCGGACAAGCTGCAAATCGGCCAGGTGCTGATCGTCAAACGCGTAACGCGCAAACTCTACGCCTCGCTCGAGCTGTCCTACGACGCCCAGGTCTACGACGAGTCCGATCCGGTCTCCTCCTTCAGACCGCTGAACCAGCTGCCCTACTGCAACCAACCGTGTAACTAG
- a CDS encoding L,D-transpeptidase family protein: MPEDEQAQSIKTRGRGPAYILLAATLSICALVAGYLLYLKPNQLALRDFAPRCGPALAEQLAVDPELLELQADEISAALPQDRIALSLRMLYFNGRLRPVFFDGYQPLPAANTLLKRIERLRFDGIDPTSYGVDYNRERIAAIQSDARDLIDRFSLEITLWQELRLCLELGNLRDLSHEQLAARLLDRLQQADAGSAYSKPVEQVSGLDRELRALEGRAARLDVELARDLERMALQMGLPRSRLGSVLAVARNDLDAALAALDPRMLDYAGLQRAMEFYLKLDARDVIEPIEPRSRFTKLRRNSRGPLVEQLQRRLGLEEFYQGPVSGFFDLATQDAVKSYQEHHQLTPDGVAARSTFKALNVPIDMRAAQIALATQKLRETPCRWKPFYFRVNIPQYEVHVVREGELLRKHRIVVGNRKKDNNTPEFVDEIEFVEYNPFWNVPERIVEEIVAKAELAEDIDDYYKVRGYKLRESSSGRLYITQKPGAGNALGKVKILFPNHHDVYLHDTPSKYLFNRSYRAYSHGCMRLENALEMAQWLIEQDGHPEAANTERMLRSGNNRRLELRTKIPIHIEYVTVALHDDGRAIFLTDIYGRDRQRVKELLDK; this comes from the coding sequence ATGCCCGAGGACGAACAGGCGCAGAGCATAAAAACACGAGGTCGCGGCCCGGCATATATTTTGCTGGCCGCGACATTGTCGATCTGCGCTCTGGTCGCCGGATACCTACTCTACCTCAAACCCAATCAGCTCGCCCTGCGCGACTTCGCGCCGCGTTGCGGCCCGGCCCTGGCGGAGCAACTGGCCGTTGATCCCGAACTGCTCGAGCTTCAGGCCGACGAGATCTCCGCCGCACTGCCCCAGGACCGCATCGCGCTGTCGCTGCGGATGCTGTATTTCAACGGCAGGCTACGGCCGGTGTTCTTTGACGGATATCAACCGCTGCCCGCGGCTAATACGCTGCTCAAGAGAATCGAGCGGCTGCGCTTCGATGGCATCGACCCCACGTCCTATGGAGTGGATTACAACCGCGAGCGGATCGCCGCGATCCAAAGCGACGCCCGCGATCTGATCGATCGCTTCAGCCTCGAGATCACGCTGTGGCAGGAGCTGCGACTGTGCCTGGAGCTGGGCAACCTTCGCGACCTGTCGCACGAGCAGCTGGCCGCAAGGCTGCTGGACCGACTGCAGCAAGCTGATGCGGGCAGCGCCTATTCCAAGCCAGTGGAACAGGTCTCAGGGCTGGACCGCGAACTTCGGGCGCTGGAGGGCCGCGCGGCCCGGCTGGACGTGGAGCTGGCCCGCGACCTGGAGCGCATGGCGCTGCAGATGGGCCTGCCGCGCTCGCGCCTGGGCTCGGTCTTGGCTGTGGCGCGCAATGATCTCGACGCTGCGCTGGCTGCACTCGATCCGCGAATGCTCGACTATGCCGGATTGCAACGCGCGATGGAGTTCTATCTTAAACTCGACGCTCGGGACGTGATCGAGCCGATCGAGCCGCGCTCGCGTTTCACCAAGCTTCGGCGCAACAGTCGCGGCCCGCTGGTCGAACAACTGCAACGGCGGCTGGGACTGGAAGAATTCTACCAAGGTCCGGTCAGCGGCTTTTTCGACCTGGCCACGCAAGATGCGGTCAAGAGCTACCAGGAGCACCATCAGCTCACGCCCGACGGTGTGGCGGCGCGATCGACCTTCAAGGCGCTCAACGTGCCGATCGATATGCGCGCGGCGCAGATCGCCCTGGCAACGCAAAAGCTGCGCGAAACGCCATGCCGCTGGAAGCCCTTCTACTTCCGGGTCAACATCCCGCAGTACGAGGTCCACGTGGTGCGCGAGGGCGAGCTGCTCCGCAAGCATCGCATCGTGGTCGGCAACCGCAAGAAGGACAACAACACCCCGGAGTTCGTCGACGAGATCGAGTTCGTCGAGTACAACCCCTTCTGGAACGTGCCCGAACGGATCGTCGAGGAGATCGTGGCCAAGGCCGAACTGGCCGAGGACATCGACGATTACTACAAAGTCCGCGGTTACAAGCTGCGCGAATCAAGCAGCGGACGGCTGTACATCACTCAGAAGCCCGGCGCGGGTAATGCCTTGGGCAAGGTCAAGATCCTCTTTCCCAACCACCACGACGTTTACCTGCACGATACTCCGAGTAAATACCTGTTCAACCGCAGCTATCGCGCCTACTCCCACGGCTGTATGCGCCTGGAAAATGCCCTGGAGATGGCCCAATGGCTGATCGAGCAGGACGGCCACCCCGAGGCGGCCAACACCGAACGGATGTTGCGCTCGGGCAACAACCGGCGGCTGGAGCTGCGCACCAAAATCCCGATCCATATCGAGTACGTCACCGTGGCGCTGCACGATGACGGCCGGGCGATCTTCCTCACCGACATCTACGGCCGCGATCGCCAACGGGTGAAAGAACTACTGGATAAGTAA
- the era gene encoding GTPase Era — MTAESELRSGYVALLGKPNAGKSTLLNCLLGQKIAAVSAKPQTTRKRILGILNLPQAQVLFLDTPGILGRTDKRLTAYMQREAWSVIKDADLAVLLVDCLKPDRRRDEQIADRLHEAKIACICTLNKIDKIDRLELLPMIEHYSGLPGVSQVIPISALSGDGVDDLLLEIVNALPPGPAYYPRDQLSDQTERLLAAEIVREKVFKLMRQEIPYSTAVDVIDYREPGSSDAPVEIEAEIWVERDSQKGMVIGAAGRTIKLIGTQAREELEQLLGRKVVLRLFVKLKRDWTRDPQALAELGYKPD, encoded by the coding sequence GTGACAGCTGAAAGCGAACTGCGTTCGGGCTACGTCGCGCTGTTGGGCAAGCCCAACGCGGGCAAATCCACCCTGCTCAACTGCCTGCTCGGCCAGAAAATCGCCGCAGTCTCGGCCAAACCCCAGACCACGCGCAAACGCATTCTGGGGATCCTCAACCTGCCCCAGGCCCAGGTGTTGTTCCTGGACACACCGGGCATCCTGGGGCGGACCGACAAGCGGCTGACCGCCTACATGCAGCGCGAGGCCTGGAGCGTAATCAAGGACGCCGACCTGGCCGTGCTGCTCGTCGACTGCCTCAAGCCCGACCGCAGGCGCGACGAACAGATCGCCGATCGTCTGCACGAGGCCAAGATCGCCTGCATCTGCACGCTGAACAAAATCGACAAGATCGACCGGCTCGAGCTGCTGCCGATGATCGAGCATTACAGCGGCCTGCCCGGCGTGTCGCAGGTGATCCCGATCAGCGCGCTCAGCGGCGACGGAGTCGATGATCTGCTGCTCGAGATCGTCAACGCCCTGCCCCCGGGTCCGGCCTATTACCCACGCGACCAGCTCAGCGATCAGACCGAGCGCCTGCTGGCCGCGGAGATCGTGCGCGAAAAAGTCTTCAAGCTCATGCGCCAGGAGATCCCCTACTCCACGGCCGTGGACGTGATCGATTACAGGGAACCCGGCTCGTCCGATGCGCCGGTCGAAATCGAGGCCGAAATCTGGGTCGAACGCGACAGCCAGAAGGGAATGGTGATCGGCGCGGCCGGACGCACGATCAAACTGATCGGCACGCAGGCGCGCGAGGAGCTCGAACAGTTGCTGGGACGTAAGGTCGTGCTGCGGCTGTTCGTCAAACTCAAGCGCGACTGGACCCGCGACCCGCAAGCCCTGGCCGAACTGGGCTACAAACCCGACTGA
- the rnc gene encoding ribonuclease III — MDAVRKRRLTWLQKHLEYNFKRLDLLQSALTHRSFVNEPEAEGAEHNERLEFLGDAVIELVITDMLYKSCADQPEGPLSKMRARVVNGRSLAAAALNLGLDRYVQLSRGEQTTGGRRKDSILAGCYEALIGALYLDGGMRQARRRLVADLQPTVRELLAGSDLYRDYKTRLQEVSQQRFGSIPVYTVVEQSGPDHAKVFTVQVTINGQRYGRANGPSKKEAQQRSAKQALNTIGDEQETGCDS; from the coding sequence ATGGATGCCGTTCGCAAACGTCGACTGACCTGGTTGCAAAAACACCTGGAGTACAACTTCAAGCGGTTGGACCTGCTGCAGTCCGCCCTGACCCACCGCTCGTTCGTCAACGAGCCCGAGGCCGAGGGCGCGGAGCACAACGAGCGGCTGGAGTTTCTCGGCGACGCGGTGATCGAGCTGGTGATCACCGACATGCTCTACAAATCGTGCGCCGACCAGCCCGAGGGTCCGCTGTCGAAGATGCGCGCGCGGGTGGTCAACGGTCGCAGTCTGGCCGCCGCTGCGCTCAACCTGGGGCTGGACCGCTACGTGCAGCTCTCGCGCGGCGAACAGACCACTGGCGGGCGGCGCAAGGATTCGATCCTCGCCGGATGCTACGAGGCGCTGATCGGCGCGCTGTACCTCGACGGCGGCATGCGCCAGGCGCGTCGGCGGTTGGTGGCGGACCTACAGCCCACGGTGCGCGAGCTGCTGGCCGGGTCGGATCTCTACCGCGACTACAAAACCCGGCTGCAGGAAGTCTCCCAACAACGCTTCGGCTCGATCCCGGTCTACACGGTGGTCGAACAAAGCGGCCCGGACCACGCCAAGGTCTTCACCGTGCAGGTGACGATCAACGGCCAGCGCTACGGCCGCGCCAACGGGCCGAGCAAGAAGGAGGCCCAGCAGCGTTCGGCCAAGCAGGCGTTGAACACCATCGGCGATGAGCAGGAGACGGGCTGTGACAGCTGA